The Phacochoerus africanus isolate WHEZ1 chromosome 3, ROS_Pafr_v1, whole genome shotgun sequence genome window below encodes:
- the NPPC gene encoding C-type natriuretic peptide — translation MHLSQLLACALLLTLLSLRPSEAKPGAPPKVPRTPPGEEVAEPQAAGGGQKKGDKTPGGGGANLKGDRSRLLRDLRVDTKSRAAWARLLHEHPNARKYKGGNKKGLSKGCFGLKLDRIGSMSGLGC, via the exons ATGCACCTctcccagctgctggcctgcgctcTGCTGCTCACGCTCCTCTCGCTCCGGCCCTCCGAAGCCAAGCCCGGAGCGCCGCCGAAG GTCCCTCGAACTCCGCCAGGGGAGGAGGTGGCCGAGCCCCAGGCTGCGGGCGGCGGTCAGAAGAAGGGCGACAAGACTCCTGGGGGCGGTGGCGCCAACCTCAAGGGCGACCGGTCTCGACTGCTCCGGGACCTGCGCGTGGACACCAAGTCTCGGGCGGCGTGGGCCCGCCTTCTGCACGAGCACCCCAACGCGCGCAAATACAAAGGAGGCAACAAGAAGGGTTTGTCCAAGGGCTGCTTCGGCCTCAAGCTGGACCGGATCGGCTCCATGAGCGGCCTGGGATGTTAG